Genomic DNA from Pseudomonas fitomaticsae:
GAAGGCGTTGACTACATCATCCCAGGCAACGATGACGCAATCCGCGCTATCCAGCTGTACATGGGTTCGATGGCTGACGCAGTAATCCGCGGTCGCAACAACGTTGCTGGCGGTACTGTAGAATTCGCAGCTGAAGAAACTCAGGCTGCAGCTGAGTAATTGACGCCCTGGCGTTGACTCAGTAAGCAAAAAGGGGGCTTGGCCCCCTTTTTGCCACCTCGAAAACCATTTGTCGGCAGCGCAGCTACAGCATCTGTAACGTGCAGCGGCTACAAGGTGGCTCGGGAAGAATTGAACGCCCGTTCGATCGGGTGGAATGGTTGAAAACCTATCCAAGAGGAATTTGAAAATGGCAGCAATTACTGCAGCGTTGGTCAAAGAACTGCGCGAGCGTACCGGCGAAGGCATGATGGATTGCAAGAAAGCCCTGGAAAAGGCTGGCGGCGACATCGAAAAAGCCATTGATGACATGCGTGCTTCGGGCGCCATCAAGGCAGCCAAGAAAGCTGGCAACGTTGCCGCTGAAGGCGCTATCGCCATCAAGGACGACGGCAAGGCTGCCGTTCTGATCGAAGTCAACTCGCAGACCGACTTCCTGGCTCTGCAGGACGACTTCAAAAACTTCGTTGCTGCCAGCGTTGACAAAGCATTCGCTGACAAGCTGACCGACGCAGCTCCGCTGATCGCTGCTCAAGAAGCCGCTCGCGAAGCGCTGGTTGCCAAAGTAGGCGAGAACGTGAACATCCGTCGCCTGGTGCGCGTAGAAGGCGACGTAGTCGGCACCTACCTGCACGGCAACAAGATCGGTGTTGCTGTTGTCCTGAAAGGCGGCGACGTCGAGCTGGCCAAAGACATCGCGATGCACGTTGCTGCAAGCAACCCTGAGTTCCTGCTGCCTTCGCAAGTCTCCGACGAAGCGATCGAGCGTGAAAAAGCTGTGTTCCTGCAGTTGAACGAAGAAAAAATCAAAGGCAAGCCAGAAAACATTGTTGAGAACATGGTCAAAGGCCGTATCAGCAAGTTCCTGGC
This window encodes:
- the tsf gene encoding translation elongation factor Ts; the protein is MAAITAALVKELRERTGEGMMDCKKALEKAGGDIEKAIDDMRASGAIKAAKKAGNVAAEGAIAIKDDGKAAVLIEVNSQTDFLALQDDFKNFVAASVDKAFADKLTDAAPLIAAQEAAREALVAKVGENVNIRRLVRVEGDVVGTYLHGNKIGVAVVLKGGDVELAKDIAMHVAASNPEFLLPSQVSDEAIEREKAVFLQLNEEKIKGKPENIVENMVKGRISKFLAEASLVEQAFVKNPEVKVGELAKKGGAEIVSFTYFKVGEGIEKPVDNFAEEVAAQLAAAKQ